The region GGCTCTGGCGCCACACATAGCCCCAGTGTACCGGGAAGAAGCGCTTCACTGCCCACATCATGAGCCTGGCAATCAGGGCCAGTACCACAAAGCCTACAAACACCCCGCCCGTAAACGCTAGCGCCTGCAGCCAGGTACCCAGCTGGAAGTAGGAGAACAGGAAAATAAAGGCTACGATGAGGACGTATACGCCCCAGCGCAATTTATCCTTCTGTTTTGAAACATGCTCTATGCCCGCCCGCAGCGTGATCAGCGGGGAAATATTGCGGATAGAGAGTAGCGGAAGCAGCGCAAAAAGCACGGCCACCACCACGCCAATGGCGATACCCTGCCCGATGGCTGCCCACGACACCGCCACGGTTACCTCCACCGGAAGGAAGGTTTTAAACAGCTCCGGCAGGTATAACTGGATCAGGCTGCCCAGTATAGCGCCCACCACAGAGCCGATGAGCCCCATAACGATCACCTGGAACAAATAAATCAGGAAAGCTTGTTTGCCGCTCACACCCAGGCAGCGGAGCACGCCAATGGTTGCCAGTTTCTCGCGGATGTATACATGCACGGCGCTGGCCACGCCCACGCAGCCGAGCAGCAGCGCCACAAAGCCCACCAGCGCCAGGAAACGGGCCAGGTCCTCATACGATTTCCCGGTGCTTTCCTTGCGGCTCTCGATGGTGTCGTAGCCAAAGCCGGCCTCGTCCAGCCGCTTCTCCAGCCGCTTCACCAGCTTGTCCGGGTCGGTGGTTTCGGGTAGTTTATAGTAGTGGTAGTAGCTCACACGGCTGCCTTTCTGTACCAGGCCTGTTTCCTCCAGGTAGTGGCGCGGTATGTACACGGCTGGCGCAACGGTGGCGGTCATGGCCGTTTGGCCCGGGATTTTGTGCAAGGCTCCTGCAATCTCGAAGGTCTGGTTGCCCACCTGAATTGAATCGCCGGGCTTGGCGTTGTACTGCAGCAGCAAGGTCTGGTCTACAAGCGCCTTACGACCCTCCTCCCGAAAGGTACGGCTGGCACTCTGAGGCTCCGTCTCGATGGCGCCGTAGTACGGAAACCCGCCCCGCTCCAGCGCGCGCACCTGCACCAGCCGGGTTCCGCCCGTGGATTTAAACTGCACCATCGACACAAAACGCACTTCATCGGAGCGATCGCCGCCCACGGCAATGGAATCCAGCAATTGCTGCTGGTCTTGCTCTATCTCCTTGTTTGCGGCAATCACCAGGTCCGCCCCGATCAGGGACTTCGCCTGCCGGTCGATATCGGCGCGGAGGTTATCGGCAAAAGAGTTAATGGCCACCAGCGCCGCAATGCCCAGCACGATGGACGAGATGAAAAGAGCCAGTCTGCCTCTGTTGCGGCGGCTGTCGCGCCAGGCCATTTTCAGGAGCCAGCGCAGCCGCAGCGGTCGCTTTCCGGGTAAATGTATGATAGTATCGGACACGGTATCTTGTTATGGAGTGAGGGGTTTGGGTGAAGCAGCGATTTACAAGTTCAGTTGTTACCCTTTATTAACCAGAGAGGTAACCTCGTCTGAGACCACCGTGCCGCCTTTAATGCGGATGATACGGTCTGTCTTAGCGGCCAGTTCCAGGTCATGCGTCACCAGCACCAGTGTGGTGCCAGCCTCCCGGTTCAGGTCGAAGAGCAGCTTCTCCACGCGCTCTCCGGTCTCCTCGTCCAGGTTACCGGTGGGCTCGTCCGCAAAAAGTATGGCCGGCCTGTTGGAGAAGGCCCGCGCCAGCGAAACCCGCTGCTGCTCCCCGCCGGAAAGCTGGGTAGGGTAATGGTCGACCCGCTCCGCAAGGCCCACGCGGGCCAGCAAATCCATCGCCTGCTGCTGCACATTGCGCTCACCACGCAGCTCCAGGGGCACCATCACGTTCTCCAGAGCGGTGAGCGTGGGGATAAGCTGGAAGTTCTGGAAAATAAACCCCACATACTGGTTGCGCACCTGCGCCCGCTCGTCCTCCGAAAGGTCGTCTAGTTTGATGCCATTCAGTATAACGGATCCGGAAGAGGCCCTGTCGAGGCCGGCCGAAAGGCCCAGTAGCGTGGTCTTACCGCTGCCGGAAGGTCCCACTATAGCACAGACATCTCCGGCCTCTAAGGAAAAATTTATACCTTGCAGCACCGTCAGGTGTCGGTCGCCGCTGTCGTAGGTCTTCTTCAGGTCTTTAATTTCAAGTATGGTAGGCACTTTGATCTGTTTGGTTTTAGGTTGATGTAGCAAGGGGCCCGTGCAAAGTATAACGCTACAGGCGCATCCTCCGAACAAAATAACTCTTTGGGTACGTTATAGGTTTAGCACAAGGCAAGTATAAATTTAGGAAAAAATAAACGATGACGATAAAGAATCAATTTTTAACCCTCGCAGTGGCGGCCCTAGTCACCTTGTACGGTTGCAGCGAAGGCCAGCCAAATGAGCAAGTAGCTGCGGAGAAAGAGACGCGTGCCGCCGCCGGTGCCGATGCAAAAGCTGAGGCGGAGACGCAGATCATCCTTTTCTTCGGCAACAGCCTTACGGCCGGCTATGGGCTGGATAAGCCTGACCTGGCGTTCCCGGGGCTTATACAGCAGCGCATCGACTCTCTGGATTTGCCCTACAAGGTGGTGAATGCCGGCTTGAGCGGCGAAACCACGGCTGGAGGCAAGAGCCGCATCGATTGGCTGCTGAAGAAACAACCAGTCGACGTTTTTGTACTGGAGTTAGGCGCCAACGATGGCCTCCGCGGCATTTCCACGGAAGAAACGTATGCAAACCTCAAGGCCATCATCCAGAAAGTGCGCGCCAGCAACCCGGATGTAAAGATCATACTTACAGGTATGCAGATGCCGCCAAGTATGGGCCAGAAGTATTCAAAAGATTTCCGGGAGGTGTTTACGCGTGTGGCCGAGGAGGAGAACGTGGCGCTGGTCCCTTTCCTACTGGAAGGCGTGGGCGGTGAGGCTGACCTGAACCAGGGCGATGGCATCCATCCGACAGAGGAGGGACAAAAGATCCTGGCCAAGAACGTTTGGGAGGTGCTGGGGCCGATCTTGCAGGAAGAAACGGTCGCCACAGAAGTATAAATTTGGGCTAGTCTGAAAAAAATCAGAAATATTTAGCCGTTATGTAACCTTCTAAAACCACTCCCGTTATTAAGTATGGCTAAAAGTTGAAAATTTGATTTTCATAACACGAAACGGCTCCTCATCTCTGGGGAGCCGTTTCTGATTTTAGAGGTTTGTCAAAGCGACTATTCTTCCGCCACCTCAGACTTCATCTTCTCTGAAAGTATAAACGAGGCCCCTTTCTGTACCACCTGCGCGTCCAGGGGCAGTACTTCCTCTAAACGGACTTCGGTAAAGCCATTTTCTGTGACGCCCGTCTCCACAGGTATCATCTTGAAGGTGTTTTCGCTGAGCTGCTGAAAGACGTAAGCTTTATTCCTGTACAAGACGATCGCCTCTTCCGGAACCGAGAGCGCAGTATGCTTACCCGTCAGGATATGGCCGTTGATGTACATGCCCGGCAGCAGGCCTTTGTTCTGGTTATTCTTTATCTCGGCGTGCACCGGCACCACGCGGGTTTCCCCCTCAAACGATTTGCCGATGGCGAAGATTTCTGCCTCTACCTCCTTCCCTGACACGTTTGGCAGCGAAAAGACCACCTTCTGCCCTTTCTCCAGCTGTGAGAAATCTTTCTCAAACACATTCAGGTCCAGGTGCAGGTGCCTGTCGTCAATAATCTGCAGCACAGGCTGGTTTGGCTCCGCAAACGTACCCAGGTTAATGGCGATGGATTGCACGTAGCCCGAAATAGGGGCCGTGAGGTTGAGGGTGCGCGTGATGCGCCCGTTCTCTACGTTCTTAGGCGAGATGCCCAGCGTTTGCAACTGCTCCCGCAGTGAATTCAGCTTTGCCTCCAACACTTTTACTTCGCTGGTGGCCTGCTGGTACCTTCGCAGGGCGCCAACCTGTTCCTCCGAAAGCATTTTCTGGCGCTCATACTCCTGCCGCGCCATCCCAAGCTGGCTGCTCGCCGAGAGGTAAGCCTCCTGCAATTGTAGCAGTTCCGGGTTCTCGATGGTGGCCAGCACCTTTCCTTTCTGTACAAAATCACCTTCAATCACGTGGATGCTGCGTACCATGCCCCCTATCAGCGGGCTGACACTGGCCATCCCCTGCGGCGGCAACGACAGTTGGCCTTTTGCAGGCACACGGGCAGAAAGGGTTCGCTCCTCCAGGGGGCCTACCTCCACCTGGCTCACCTGCTGCATTTGCTGGGAGAACTGTACGACATCTGGTTCTGTGGCTACAGTGGGGGCTTCTGCTGCTGCTGTCTCCGGCTTGGTCTGCGTTTGCTCGGAACAAGCGGTAGTGAAAAGTATGGCAGCGAGTGCTGCCGGTATTATATATTGTCTCATGTTTATTCTTCTCCGGTTAAATACTGTAGGTTGATGATGCTCTGGTTATAGTGCAGGAGGGCGTTGAGGTATTGCAGGCGTAGCGTATAGGCCTGCTCCATGGCCTGCACAAACTCCACATAATCTACCTCTCCTAGCCTGAAGCTGATGTCAGCGGCCTTCTCGAGCTGGGCTGCCTGTTGCAGCGCCCCCTGCTCGTAATACAGGAGTTGCTGCGCCTGCTTCTCCAGCTCCTGCAGCGCGTTCTTCAGGTCGGCTTCGAGGCTACGCTCCCGCGCCTCCGCTTGCTTCTCTACCGCCTGCTCATGCAGACGTGCGGCCGTAATCCGAGATTTCTGCGCCCCAAACCATAGCGGCACCGAAATGCCGGCCTCCACGCCTGTGAAGCGGTCGGAGTTGCCGTAAACCCGTGACGGGTCCAGCGCCGGGCTCTCGCCGATAAATGTCTGGTTGAAGTAGCCGATGCTAAAGTCGGGCAGCAGCCTTGCTTTTTCAAGCTTGGTCTCCTGCTGGGCCACCTGTACCTCGCTCTGCAGCAGCTGCAGCCATACGTGTGCGGTGGATGTGTCGGTTAATACTTCGGATGTATACTTCTGCTGCGGGGCCACGACAAAGCTAATAGCCCCCTCTGGGGCGTTCAGCAGCTGGCGAAGGCGTGTTTCGGCCATCGTTGCGTCAGCGGTGGCCTGCGCCAGCTCGGCTTTCATGCCCAGGCGCTTGGCCTCGGCTGTGGCCCGCTCCAGGGCACCCGTCTCGCCGGCGCGTTCCCTTACCCGGGCAGCCCGCTCGAAATTCGCGTAAAGCGAGTCCTGTGCCAGTATAAGCTGGCGCCTGGCCTGCATGTGCTGCCATTGCTCGAAAGCAAGCTTTACGTCGCGCAGCACCTGCCGCTCCGTCAGCCGTTGTCTTATCTCCGCCTGAGAGGCATGCGCATCAGCTAGTCTGGCCTGCCGCCCGTACACGGTCGGGAATGCGAACTGCTGCGTCACGGTGATCTCCTCATCTGTCTCCGCGGTGCTCACCTGGCCGCGCTTATAGTTCAGGCTGGTTTTGGGCAGGTCATAGGCCGCTCCCTTCAGGGCCCTTTGCCGCTCGGTTTCCAGCTGTGCGGCACGAAGCGTGGGGTTGTTCTCCCGCGCGTATTGCAGCGCGCCCTGCAGGTCCAGCTGCTGCGGCGCCTCCTGCGCCTGTGTGGAAAGCCCACCGCCAAAGTATAAACCTATACTTAAGAGAAGCAGCACAACCGGGTGTACCTTAAAAGCTTGTGTTTTCTTCTCCTCTCTGGATGTAAAGATATAGTAGAGCACTGGCAGCACCACCAGCGTCAGCAAAGTAGAGGTCACCAAGCCTCCGATCACGACAGTAGCCAGTGGCCGCTGCACCTCGGCCCCCGCTGATCCGGAAAGCGCCATCGGCAGGAAGCCAAGCGCTGCCACAGAGGCCGTCATAAGCACCGGACGAAGGCGCACGGTTGTGCCCTCGATTACCCGTTCATACACATTGTCCCACCCCTCGCGCTTCAGCTGGTTCAGGTAGCCGATCAGCACGATGCCGTTCAGCACCGCCACGCCGAACAAGGCAATGAAGCCAACACCGGCCGATATACTGAACGGCATATCGCGCAGCCAGAGGGCAAAGATACCGCCGATCGCAGCCAGTGGTATGGCCGTGAATATGAGCAGCCCCTGTTTCATCGACCTAAACGTAAAGTACAGCAACACCAGGATGAGCAGCAACGCTGCCGGCACCGCGATCTGCAGGCGCTGCTTGGCGTTTACCAGGTTCTCGAACTGGCCCCCGTAGGTGATGTAGTAGCCGGCCGGCAATTTTAGCTCCCGCTCCAGTTTTAGCTTCACTTCCTCCACAATCGACTCTACATCGCGATCGCGTACGTTAAAGCCAACTACAATGCGGCGGCGGCCTTCCTCGCGGGAAATCTGCATCGGGCCATTCTCCACGCGGATGTCGGCCACCTGCAGCAGCGGCACCTGCCCGCCGTTCGGCAGCGGCACGAAGAGATCTTCGATATCGTTCAGGTTCTGGCGGTAGTCCTGCTGCAAGCGCACCACCAGGTCAAAGCGGCGATCCCCCTCGTATACCGATCCTGCGGTTTCGCCGGCAAAAGCGGTGCGCAGCACGCGGTTCACATCCATCACCTGCAGGCCATACTGGGCCAGGCGCTCGCGCCTGTACTCCACCACAATCTGCGGCAATCCCGTTACTTCCTCCACAAACAGGTCCTGCGCACCCTGTACTGGCCGAATCAAGCGCTCTGCCTCGCTTGCCAGTGCACTCAGCTCGTCCAGGTCCTCGCCGTAGATCTTAACGGCCACATCCTGTCGGGCACCGGTGATCAGCTCGTTGAAGCGCAGCTGGATAGGCTGCTGGAAGCCATAGTTCACGCCCGGCAGTACCTGCAGCGCGGAATCCATCTTGGTGGCCAGTTCCTCACGGGTGCTGGCGCTAGTCCATTCCTCGCGCGGTTTGAGCAGGATCATTACATCAGCAGCCTCTATGGGCATGGGGTCTGTCGGAATCTCGGCCGTACCTATTTTTCCGATCACTTCCTTCACCTCCGGGAAATTCTTTTGCAGTATCTCGCTGGCCTTAAGGGTGGTTTGCACCGTTTGCTCAAGCGATGCCCCGGGCACCAGGCGCAGGTCCATGGCAAAGTCGCCTTCATCCAGCTGCGGAATAAACTCACCCCCCATGCGGCTGAATACTACCAGGCTGACGGCGAGCAGGCCTAGCGCCGTACCCAGGACCAGGGCTTTGCTGCGCAGGGCAAATTTAATGACCGGCTGGTAGTAGTGCATGATCTTTTCCATGAGGCGGTCAGAGATGTTGCGCTTGTGCTTTGTCTTTTTGCTCAGGATCAGTGTGGAGATCATGGGCACGTAGGTAAGCGAGAGGATGAGCGCGCCGATAATGGCAAAACTTACCGTTTGCGCCATCGGCCGGAACATCTTGCCCTCAATGCCTACCAGCGCCAGAATAGGTAGGTAGACGATCAGAATGATGATCATACCAAAGGCGGCGGAGTTCATAATCTTGGAGGCTGCGCTTTCTACTTCCAGGTCCATTTCTCGTTGGGTGAGTTTTCGGAGCGGCAGCTTGGCGTTCTTGGCCACGATAAAGTGCAGCACCGACTCCACAATGATGACTGAGCCGTCCACAATTAAACCGAAGTCGATTGCGCCCAGGCTCATCAGGTTGCCTGATACGCCGAAGAGGTTCATCATTGTAATAGCAAAGAGCATGGAGAGCGGAATAACGGAGGCCACCACCAAGCCGGCCCGCAGGTTGCCGAGCATGAGCACGAGCACAAACACTACGATCAGGCCCCCCTCTACCAGGTTTTTAATGACGGTGTTCACGGCTCTGTCGACCAGTTCACTGCGGTCGAGGTAAGCGTCGATCACCAGCCCTTCCGGCAGCGAAGCCTGGATAGTTTCTACCCGCTCCTGCACTGCCTTGATCACCTGAGAGGAGTTGGCGTCTTTATACATGAGCACGATGCCGCCCACCACTTCGCCTTCATTGTTGCGGGTAAGCGCGCCGTAGCGCACCGGATGGCCATACTTCACCTCGGCCACATCGCTTACCAGTACCGGCACACCGTTGCGGTTGTTGATCACAATCTGCTCAATGTCCTCGAGCTCACTCACCATGCCCAGGCCCCGGATAAAGAACGCGCTGTTGTTCTTCTCGATGTAGGCGGCGCCGGTGTTTTCGTTATTCCTGCTGATAGCCTCCAGCACGTCGGGCACGGTTAGGTTCAGGCTGCGGAGGCGGTCCGGGTTCAGGGCTACCTCATACTCTTTCAAAAAGCCGCCAAAGCTACTCACGTCAGCTACGCCGGGCGTGCCGAGCAGCTGCCGGCGCACGATCCAGTCCTGCACGGTGCGCAGCTCCATAGGACTATACTCCTTGTCGCTGCCTTCCTTCACGTGGATGGTGTACTGGTAAATCTCCCCGAGGCCGGTGCTGACAGGGGCCATTTCCGGTGTGCCCACTCCGGGTGGGATCTCTTCTACGGCCAGATCGAGGCGTTCTTTGATGAGCTGGCGGGCCAGGTAAATGTCTACGCCGTCCTCAAAGACAACGGTAATAACAGATAGACCAAAGCGCGACACCGAGCGCATCTCGATGGCATCGGGCACGTTGGCCAGGGCAATTTCTATGGGTGTGGTGATAAAGCGCTCTACCTCCTGGGCAGCCAGCGTGGGCGAGGAAGTGACCACCTGCACCTGGTTGTTGGTGATGTCGGGCACGGCATCTACGGGTAGTTTGGTAAGGTTGTAAATACCCACCACTACCAATGCCAGCACCATCAGCCCCACCACCAGTTTATTATGAATGGAGAAACTAATAATCTTTTGAAACATGATATGCAGTTTAATTCTTAGGATTGACAGCCCGGAATAGCATATTGCTGCCGCACAATGGATCGCCTGTGCGGCACCAGCAAAGTATAAATCCAGTCAGAGGAGTTTTATACTTACTCCGGGGAAAGAAGAAATTAAACGAGCTGCCGTGGCGGGTGCCACAGCACAAAGGCAATGTGTTTTTCCTGCTCCGCCGCCAGCTGCACTGGCTTTGCCTGCGGTTCTACAAATGTTCTGAAGACCAGCTGCGTGAACTCGTTTGTCACTGTCAGGGTAGCGCAGCAGGTGCAGGCGCAGAAAACCGGGCAGGTATCTTCATGGAAAGGGCTCTCGCCGGTGGTGTGGGCGGGGTCCACTACCTGCTGGGCGTGCTCATGCTCAGACATTATTATGTCCGTGCATGGCTGCCAGGCCATCCAAAACATAATAAGCGACATGAGCAGTGTTGCGGTCCTCATGAAGGCAAAAGTAAGGCACAGGGCTCATAAATCCATACTTATTACTCATTCAGCCTCAAACTAAAGGGATGTCTTCAAAATTTTATAGTTGATATTTAGGTATTTATAGCCTACGTTTTGGGCATCACAAAAAAAAGATGAAAATTTATACATCCTCAGGCAACCACACCATGGCTACCCTGCATCTAAAGGGTAAAGAGCAACCAAACGCTCCTCTTGAAAACGGAAGACAACTATAGATTAAACCTTTACAAAGCGTGACAGAAGCAGAACTGATAGCAGGGTGCCAACGGGCAGACGGGAAGGCACAGAAGTTCCTGTACGAGCGCTTTGCCTCGCAGATGTATGGCGTTTGCCTGCGCTACCTGAAGAACCAGATGGATGCAGAGGAGGCGCTGCTGAACGGGTTTATGAAGATCTACCAGCACGTAGACCGTTTCGAGGGCAAAGGCAGCTTTGAGGGCTGGGTGCGTCGGATTATGGTGAACGAGGCACTGGCTTTTCTGCGCAAAAAGGAGCCGCTGCACCTGGCCATGGAAGACACCTATATACAGGTGGCCACCCCAACCGGTGCCGACCACGATCTGGCCGAGGGCGAGTTGCTGGAGCTGCTGGGAACTTTACCCGCGGGCTACAGGGCAGTTTTTAACCTGTATGCCATAGAAGGATATGCACACAAGGAGATAGCTGATATGCTCGGGATTACCGAGGGCACTTCAAAGTCGCAGTTGAGCAAGGCACGCGCCATGCTGCAACGCAGGCTGGAGGGGCAGGAAGCTATCGCCAGTTAAAGAAGGAGGACGAAAGATGAAACCAGAAGACATAGACAAGTTATTTAAGGAGCGGCTGGGTAATACCTCTCCCACCCCTCCCGCCGACCTCTGGAACCGCCTGCAGGCACGCATGGAGGATGAGGGAGAAAAGCCTCTTGCACTGCTGACGCCGGAGGCGGAGCAGCAGAAAAGCGGCAAGCAGCGTTTTATGTGGATCTACTCCTCCGTGGCGGCCACGTTGTCGCTGCTACTGGCAGTAGGTCTGGTGTTCTATAACATCAACACGGGCACGCCGGAGATCAACGGGGCCATCACCAAGTATGATAGCACGCTGCCAGAGCATAGGCCAGACGTGGAGCCTATACGTATACCTGCGCCAGAGGCAACCTCTATGGAGGGTATGATGGCCCAGAAGGAGGCCTCCGAAGCAGATTTGCCAGGAACAGAAAAAAAGCTATCCCCCCAGGCAACCGACGCGGCAACGTCTGCATCTACCCTTGCAAAGGAACCTGTTAAACAGCGAGCCATCGCCAAGGCTACACCTAAAGCGGTGCAGCAACTCCACCCGGCTAATGCTCCTGTAAAAAAGGCACCTAAGGAAGATGTGCAGCCGGCCATCGCAGCCAATATAACACCAGGAGTACCTGCCGCAGCTGTGGAACCGGTAACAAAGCCTGCAGCCGTTGCCAGCGCCAACCTCAACGCCGAGCCAGTGGAGATCATTATCAAGCGAGCTGTTGCTACCCAAACGTCCTTGCCGCAAGAGACGGAGCAGCCTGGCAGCGGCAACAGCAGAAAGGCACTGGCCAAGAACATCTTCAAGCAGGTGCGTAACCTGGCCTCCGGCGATGGCGTGGAGCTGGAGGAACTGGGCATCCGGGCCGACCGGGTAGCACTGGAAACACAGATCGGCAAGCAGAAAATCTCAAAAGTGATCAATCTCTAAACCCAACAACATGAAACGGATACTACTACTCGTACTGGCCATTTGCATGGCCGCCGCTACCGGTGTGTCTGCCAAAGGCGGCAACACCCTGAAAGAGCGACTCAATGCCACCGAACAGGATACTATTGTGGTGAAAATGGCTAACGGCGCCACCATGATCCTGCACCTGGAGAATATGCAGCAACTGCAGGCTTTCCAGAACTACAGCCTCGACTCGCTGATGCGGGAACTGACCAAATACGTGGAGCGCGTAGACCAGATGGAGAGCTCCAACCAGGCGTCGAAGGAGATGACCGTGACCTTTAACAGGTCGGAGGCGGAAGGTGGCCAGGGGGAGCAGGTGACCATTACGGTGCAGGAAGAGGACCCGCAGACGGGCAAGGTAAAGAAGGAGACGCATGAGGTGGTCCTCAACAAGGTCTTTAAGATAAAGGTGGACGTGGAGGAAGACGGAGAGA is a window of Pontibacter kalidii DNA encoding:
- a CDS encoding ABC transporter permease, with the translated sequence MSDTIIHLPGKRPLRLRWLLKMAWRDSRRNRGRLALFISSIVLGIAALVAINSFADNLRADIDRQAKSLIGADLVIAANKEIEQDQQQLLDSIAVGGDRSDEVRFVSMVQFKSTGGTRLVQVRALERGGFPYYGAIETEPQSASRTFREEGRKALVDQTLLLQYNAKPGDSIQVGNQTFEIAGALHKIPGQTAMTATVAPAVYIPRHYLEETGLVQKGSRVSYYHYYKLPETTDPDKLVKRLEKRLDEAGFGYDTIESRKESTGKSYEDLARFLALVGFVALLLGCVGVASAVHVYIREKLATIGVLRCLGVSGKQAFLIYLFQVIVMGLIGSVVGAILGSLIQLYLPELFKTFLPVEVTVAVSWAAIGQGIAIGVVVAVLFALLPLLSIRNISPLITLRAGIEHVSKQKDKLRWGVYVLIVAFIFLFSYFQLGTWLQALAFTGGVFVGFVVLALIARLMMWAVKRFFPVHWGYVWRQSLANLYRPNNQTLLLTVSIGLGTALIATLFLMQRILLSEVAFAASENQPNMVLFDIQSAQKEEVANLVRQQGLPILQSVPVVTMRLEEINGLTGADVRADTTLGISERAFTREFRVTYRDSLISSEKTVEGTWQGEVTNQSAAIPISIEEGYAERLKAGLGDTLIFNVQGALIPTVITHLREVEWNRVQTNFLLLFPKGVLEEAPQFHVLMTRTDTDEQAAVFQQTLVRQFPNVSAIDLGLILETLDDILGKISFVIRFMALFSISTGLLVLIGSINNSKYQRVQESVLLRTLGASRKQILGINAFEYLLLGALAAGTGIILSVAASWALAVFSFEVAFVPDLSPLLPVFIGITALTVFIGMLNSRGILNRPPLEVLRREAA
- a CDS encoding ABC transporter ATP-binding protein, yielding MPTILEIKDLKKTYDSGDRHLTVLQGINFSLEAGDVCAIVGPSGSGKTTLLGLSAGLDRASSGSVILNGIKLDDLSEDERAQVRNQYVGFIFQNFQLIPTLTALENVMVPLELRGERNVQQQAMDLLARVGLAERVDHYPTQLSGGEQQRVSLARAFSNRPAILFADEPTGNLDEETGERVEKLLFDLNREAGTTLVLVTHDLELAAKTDRIIRIKGGTVVSDEVTSLVNKG
- a CDS encoding arylesterase, translating into MTIKNQFLTLAVAALVTLYGCSEGQPNEQVAAEKETRAAAGADAKAEAETQIILFFGNSLTAGYGLDKPDLAFPGLIQQRIDSLDLPYKVVNAGLSGETTAGGKSRIDWLLKKQPVDVFVLELGANDGLRGISTEETYANLKAIIQKVRASNPDVKIILTGMQMPPSMGQKYSKDFREVFTRVAEEENVALVPFLLEGVGGEADLNQGDGIHPTEEGQKILAKNVWEVLGPILQEETVATEV
- a CDS encoding efflux RND transporter periplasmic adaptor subunit → MRQYIIPAALAAILFTTACSEQTQTKPETAAAEAPTVATEPDVVQFSQQMQQVSQVEVGPLEERTLSARVPAKGQLSLPPQGMASVSPLIGGMVRSIHVIEGDFVQKGKVLATIENPELLQLQEAYLSASSQLGMARQEYERQKMLSEEQVGALRRYQQATSEVKVLEAKLNSLREQLQTLGISPKNVENGRITRTLNLTAPISGYVQSIAINLGTFAEPNQPVLQIIDDRHLHLDLNVFEKDFSQLEKGQKVVFSLPNVSGKEVEAEIFAIGKSFEGETRVVPVHAEIKNNQNKGLLPGMYINGHILTGKHTALSVPEEAIVLYRNKAYVFQQLSENTFKMIPVETGVTENGFTEVRLEEVLPLDAQVVQKGASFILSEKMKSEVAEE
- a CDS encoding CusA/CzcA family heavy metal efflux RND transporter gives rise to the protein MFQKIISFSIHNKLVVGLMVLALVVVGIYNLTKLPVDAVPDITNNQVQVVTSSPTLAAQEVERFITTPIEIALANVPDAIEMRSVSRFGLSVITVVFEDGVDIYLARQLIKERLDLAVEEIPPGVGTPEMAPVSTGLGEIYQYTIHVKEGSDKEYSPMELRTVQDWIVRRQLLGTPGVADVSSFGGFLKEYEVALNPDRLRSLNLTVPDVLEAISRNNENTGAAYIEKNNSAFFIRGLGMVSELEDIEQIVINNRNGVPVLVSDVAEVKYGHPVRYGALTRNNEGEVVGGIVLMYKDANSSQVIKAVQERVETIQASLPEGLVIDAYLDRSELVDRAVNTVIKNLVEGGLIVVFVLVLMLGNLRAGLVVASVIPLSMLFAITMMNLFGVSGNLMSLGAIDFGLIVDGSVIIVESVLHFIVAKNAKLPLRKLTQREMDLEVESAASKIMNSAAFGMIIILIVYLPILALVGIEGKMFRPMAQTVSFAIIGALILSLTYVPMISTLILSKKTKHKRNISDRLMEKIMHYYQPVIKFALRSKALVLGTALGLLAVSLVVFSRMGGEFIPQLDEGDFAMDLRLVPGASLEQTVQTTLKASEILQKNFPEVKEVIGKIGTAEIPTDPMPIEAADVMILLKPREEWTSASTREELATKMDSALQVLPGVNYGFQQPIQLRFNELITGARQDVAVKIYGEDLDELSALASEAERLIRPVQGAQDLFVEEVTGLPQIVVEYRRERLAQYGLQVMDVNRVLRTAFAGETAGSVYEGDRRFDLVVRLQQDYRQNLNDIEDLFVPLPNGGQVPLLQVADIRVENGPMQISREEGRRRIVVGFNVRDRDVESIVEEVKLKLERELKLPAGYYITYGGQFENLVNAKQRLQIAVPAALLLILVLLYFTFRSMKQGLLIFTAIPLAAIGGIFALWLRDMPFSISAGVGFIALFGVAVLNGIVLIGYLNQLKREGWDNVYERVIEGTTVRLRPVLMTASVAALGFLPMALSGSAGAEVQRPLATVVIGGLVTSTLLTLVVLPVLYYIFTSREEKKTQAFKVHPVVLLLLSIGLYFGGGLSTQAQEAPQQLDLQGALQYARENNPTLRAAQLETERQRALKGAAYDLPKTSLNYKRGQVSTAETDEEITVTQQFAFPTVYGRQARLADAHASQAEIRQRLTERQVLRDVKLAFEQWQHMQARRQLILAQDSLYANFERAARVRERAGETGALERATAEAKRLGMKAELAQATADATMAETRLRQLLNAPEGAISFVVAPQQKYTSEVLTDTSTAHVWLQLLQSEVQVAQQETKLEKARLLPDFSIGYFNQTFIGESPALDPSRVYGNSDRFTGVEAGISVPLWFGAQKSRITAARLHEQAVEKQAEARERSLEADLKNALQELEKQAQQLLYYEQGALQQAAQLEKAADISFRLGEVDYVEFVQAMEQAYTLRLQYLNALLHYNQSIINLQYLTGEE
- a CDS encoding RNA polymerase sigma factor; this translates as MTEAELIAGCQRADGKAQKFLYERFASQMYGVCLRYLKNQMDAEEALLNGFMKIYQHVDRFEGKGSFEGWVRRIMVNEALAFLRKKEPLHLAMEDTYIQVATPTGADHDLAEGELLELLGTLPAGYRAVFNLYAIEGYAHKEIADMLGITEGTSKSQLSKARAMLQRRLEGQEAIAS